GACAACACTTTCTGGAAAGACGCAAGAAATTCTCCAAGTGGAAGGTAAGGTAAACTTACCAGTCGCTGGAACTCTTAATGGAGTAGCCTTGTGGATCGATTGGCAACTGGACGAGAACACTACAATCAGCGGTGGGCCAACTGCTCCTGTCACGCTCAGCCAAAACGTTCAATGGGACGTGCACTCGAAACAAGCCGTTTACTTCACTAAAGACCCCGTTAGTATTTCTGAAAAAGATGGAACAGTTTTGAACTATCAAATCAGTCTTGAGCCCGAAACTTATGAACTCAAATTTAAGTTTTCAGTCTGATAGACGGAAATGTATTTGAATTGAAAGTGGAAaaaagtacacattttttttttcaaaaaggttgATCTTCGGTAACTGTAAGAAAATCGTAAACGGTGGTTTAGTTCGTGATTTCATGCGTTTGAAAAGTACAGGTACACAGcggttatttcctttttctccacgaaaaaagaacaagcCCCGACTAAACCTCGAGCATATGTATATAAtgctgttttcatttttttgtttatagatcaataatttttaaaaatagatttctcAGTGCTTTAGTGCACGCAATGGAGCACAGAGGTGCACGAACGTTACCGAAGAAAAAACGCCGTGTGGGAAATAGCCTAGGGTAACCAATAGAAAACCAAATTCAATTAGAGAATCAAAGAACCAAGAAAAGTGCAATTTGAATTATAATTATCgttgttttttcccttctagCAGCGTTCCGCGAAGCCATTTAAAAGGACAACATAACctcccacttcttttttttttcttcagtgtTGCACTTTTTTTGGTTCCTCTTCTGACACGGAGTCGACATTTATATTTagaaagggggggaaaaaaaaacatggaaaggGTAAGCGAGTGACGAGGGTCGCAGCATGGCAACGATAGCACCCAGCCGTCTACGTATAACTCCTGACCGCCTTTTGGGCTCATGTGTCTAATCAATAACATACTTGGTGAAGGATTGCCCCAACAGCTTTTCTCTTCCCCCCTCACTAACCCACAGTGCGCCCAGTAAGCATATTTCCATCCGTAGCAAACAGTCGTGAGGCGAAGCTTTTCCGGCCGGTTggcattatttcaaaattgttctCTAGATACATCAAGGATCACGCCAGCAGTATAGGCTAGACACAAGACGAGCAAAAGAACAAGTCCAAgtgagggaaaagaaaagaaaaataacagcgTAACCGACCCAAGAACTCCCGTTTCTTGGCTGCGTGCGACTTCTCCTGCCGACttgcgtgttgttgttgttattgcgCCAGTGAAGTGTGCTGAGGCAAGTTACACAAAGCGTCTACGAGCATTGTTGCACCGGTTGCAGTGACAAAGAAAATCCCAAAAAAGGTAGCCCATCTTCTTACAAGAAACGTTCATGGTTCAATCACCGCAGCAATGCCATCCGAAAGCAAGACGACGATGCCGACAACTAAACGGCAATAGCAACAAAGACTAGCAGCACATGGCCCCATGCGGTAAGGTGTATAACAGTAGTCTAAAACCACTATTTCGACTCGAGCGTGATTCTATACCAGGAAATATGCTGCTACACACACAGTCTTTCTTCCTTTGGGGGGATGATTTTTTCCCTTGTGGAGAAGCATTCATCAAACTGTCTAGATAGGGCACGCCTTCAGAGCATTAGGGCTCAAAGGAAATTAAGAGAATCCCGAAAAAGTTCTggccaagaaaaaatttaaaggaaaaagGCCCTGGGTCCTAAAGTTTACATATTTCTAAAGCATTGATTAAAGACCTATAGAAGCACACCCACCTGGACTAGGGTACGAACAATTCCCGAgaattcacacacaaacaaacggACATTGTGACGAAGCAAAGAAATCAATCATCACTTTCAGGTTAACTAACTTTGTTGGCCCTCCACACCACCACAGCGGCTATATAGtctttcttaatattttttcccccccacgttttcttttctttgctatACGGCCACTATTGATGTAACAATAAGATGCAATCTAAACTGTTCAGGGTAGTGCAAGTGGGCATGAGTTATTATTCTGTCCAACGGGACCGGAGCACGCTTCCAAACGATCAATTTGCTATAGTCATATCTCTAATGAATTTTTTGCGGGCGCGCGGTTTAGTGGATACAATGGACTGTGACCTGCCCGTTGGTTGGTTATAGTAAGTCTCGAAAAACTAAAACGAAACGAGGGGCAATATAGAAGAGCCAAACAAAAAGTCAGCGGCAGTTACTTGCACACACATACATCACTTAGtataggaaaacaaacaagaagaaactgCCTTGTAGCATGACGTAGTAGTACATGTCCTACATGTGGTGGAATAGAccaagaaaaaactttttctttcccgaaaTCTCTGTCGAACATGGCGTACAATAATCGTATAATATTAGTACCGAAAAAGTAGCAGAATGTTGCTGTAGTTATAATCCCGTTGTCAATTGCCTCACTACGCGGTAACCTCATACTGCCTCTCCTCGTGCCTTTTATTCCACCCACCTGGCCGTCGTCATTCAACGCAGCTCCTGCTGAATAGGGCCCTCACGTCTACCGCATATATACGAGGTTTACATATCAAACTAAACATAATAGCATGCGAGGCCTAACATTGTCAGGCCACATTCATCACTAGcgtaaaatatatataacgaCGGAAGAAAAATGCGGCTGCTGCACGCCGAAACAGCTGGGGCCTGCCTagacaaaaaggggaaaaaaacgggagcgagaacaaaaagaaaacacgccCCGGCTActtatatacattttttttactaggaGCTATCAGGGatctgaaaaaggaaaagtgcaCGAAGTCTATTATATATTTACGTGATAGCTCCTGAACAGCGCACAAGGTGTTGAAAACGACgctgaggggaaaaaaagggctgtGATGATGGAGAATGATTTCTTcatgttttttccctttatcgAGAGCGGTCCCTCCCCTCCTGTGTCGATGCAGAAGTAAAATATGAACTGATCGGGAATTGACGTGAAACGCCGAGAGGAGAGAGCCTTTTTTCCCGTGCAAATCCTATAAGAAAagagcagagaaaaaataattccgaggctcctaaaaaacaaaataatagaaaaaagtatGCGCTATATAGTACCCCCCTCTTCTTTACCTAGCCTGGAGCAGCGAATCAAATGTCTCTAGATATGGATTCTGGAAAAAGAGTAAGGGAAAACCGTAAAGAgaatagccaaaaaaaaaaaaagggtaaagAAAGGGATACGTCAGTCACGCGAGACAGTCATCCCCTCCATCCATTGTGTGCGGgcagagttttttctttcttttcttcttgttttacttttttcgtttttacccTTTCCGGGATGGAGGGCAGCCGTttgccagccagccagcgcgCTTAGCTGAAACAGGCGAGTTCTCTCGTCTACACATGCGGACAGGCACTGCGGTCAAGAGCCGAAGCGCAGCTCCACAGCTGCAACGTACACATACAGAGTCGTCTGCGTATGATTAACATGCAGGCGcgttcttttttccaacacaCGACCTGTATATACAATCCCGTCGCTGGCTGTTAGGACTCCAGTCTTCAAGCGACACTTCATCCCAGCAGAGAtcggacaacaacaaagaaacgaGCCGCCCTATATATCGCCGACTGGCCAGCACACGAGCAACAGATCAACGCAATCCGCGTTATTCCAGCAGTTGCgcttttccaaagaaaaaacaaaaggccgAGTCGAGTTTTGATTCAAGAGTTGTCAAACAAAAGCCTTATTTACATAGTGTACGTATATAGGTAGAGCATTGGCCAATCGAGACTATAGCGGGGGGGAAATTGCTGCATTTGGATCGCGCGATCCATGAGAGATTCTACTTTTCCGTGACAGCCCAGTGAAACAAGAGTTTTTATATGACTCCGTGATGTCGCTCGAGACCCCATTCGTATTTGGTAAGTTACAATAACCAGACATGTTTTCAAATCTCCCTGCTACCGACTCGTGCTGCCTTCGTACAACATGGCTATCTCGGCGAAATCAATGTGCTGGACTCGCTCGTTTGAAATATACAGTTGATTTACCTAACGTCTCATTTTGGTGGTGAAACAGGATGGGACGGCTGCTGAGGCGAAGCATCGTCCAGCATCAGGTCAGCTACAGCTGGTTGATTCATCGAGACATGAGTAGATCTGCGCAATCATGTCTCTTTTTCGGTTGGAAGATCTGCTGGCGCCTCGCGCGGAGGCCATGCAGGCTCTTGACTTGTCCACGGCACGGCCTCGCACCAAACAAGAGTTTGAAAAACTCTTGGCTCACATTCCCGAATTCCGCATCAAACctgaaaaggtaaaaattttaaatatccatttttaatcaaaaaagGTATTGTGGGCTGAGATTTCTTATCAATCGTGAAAAAGGTCCGGCCAGAGGAAGTTACCATTGGCGAGGATTATTCCTTCACATGTCGCAAAGAAgcacaacagaaaaacaaatcgtcCCCTCACCGCCAATATCCTCGTGGCGGAGGGGCGAGGGACAAATCACCACAGAAGACGGGCCGTATCGTTGCCGGGATCCACCCAATCAGCGTCAGCTGTGGAAACTCCTATCCGGACCCGATACCTGTGGCCATGCAAGCCGTACGCATCCTCGATCTCGCTACAGTCGACAtcaactggaaaatgttgaCGGTGGCTCGACCTACATCAAAACAAGACGATGAATTTTTCACaaagtaataaaattttaaactttaatctttttctctgttataCTAATCAAattggattatttttattttttaggttGGTGGAGTTGGAAAAATTACGGCTGAAAACGAGACGAGAAGGAGGGATTCGAACTAGGCGGATCAGTGGCTTTGTCAGTGGACTCTCTGTCCGTCGAATTATCAGAACGAATCGCTCAGGAGTGACCGAAATCCGGCTTCCGGCCTGCCTACAGTGCGGATTCGAGCTATGCGATTCGGTTCATTGCGTGAAATTTACGTACGAGGACTTTTTTCGACAGCAAAACGATCAGGTGGACGAGGCTGACAAGAACAAGGATGGAACCGATCCAGtggacgaggaagaagagaaacgactcaaggaagaaaacaaaaagcaagTCATCACTTCGATGAAAGGAACGGCCATGAAGATGAAACAGGCCAAGAAGCAGCAACAGTCCAGCAAGCGTCCAGCTgttaaaacttgaaatgaCCTTATCGTCTatactattatatatattctaATAATCTGACGGATGTAAAATTTTAtgtgctgtaaaaaaaaattggctttCTGTTTGGCCCCAAAACGCATCTGTAAATTCgctatttttcatcaaaataaactattGATTCCGCCTTTAAAATCCGCCGAGTctaagaaaacacaaattctATATTAATCGTTTCCTAGCAGTGTTCACACCTTTCCCCGTTTCATCCCTAGGGAATATTGGATACGATTTTTAAACGTctttgagaaaaagaaaatgagaaaacgtACTCATTTGCAAAATAAAACGAATCTGTAACGTATCGGTGGGTTTGGGAGTGGTTGTCCAATGGATATAATCGCAATGCAACTGTAACTAGTGTCTCCAAAACTCGATAGactattacattttttacaatcTTACGTAATTTGCGACGTCATACTAACCGGTCCTTTGGAAACACAAGTCTCAACTTGGAACTTGTTCTATGGCATTTCCACGTCAGGTTTGGAGATTTATTGTTGTTTATGACAGGTGCGGTTGCGGTTAGTCATCACTCATCAGCACCGACGAGGAATTTGTATCCATACAACACACAACATCACAGATATGACGAGATGCTCAATATAATCCAAATGAAATCCATTCActacataaaaataataaaatagattaaaaaaataataaatttacgaATAATTTTCTTACACACAAACCGGATGGGAAAGAGAACACATTCCATTCCTCGTCTGGAATAATTCCGGAATCGTAGGGGGGACGACGAAGTAGTACGGATCGCCGCTAGATGGCCAACACTGTCCATTacctaaaaacaaacattcTTTTACGTCttgagttgaaaatgaaaatatgcaAACCAAATCACCAGCCCCAACAACAAGATTTGGAGAATGTAAATAAATAGCTTAAATTCTCGGAATTCTTTCTCTTCTAAAGAATAACGAAAAAGACAATTCTTGGAATTGTTGCCTGTGATTGTTGATCCAAAAACTGTGGAAAGTAAAAAGGATCGAAAGAAATGTTGAACGAGACCACACATTGATtacgaaacaacaaaacaacctaCCCCACCGTTTCCTCAGCTGAGTCGTAAACTTATCTCACCTTGTAAATGTGGTGAGAAAAAATGACTCagcacaaaataaacaaacgaaTCGGAATGTTGGCGAGTACgtgagaaaggaaaaatgtacAGGTTGCAGACAACTCTGCCTATTAAAATTACCCTGTGAGAACTAAACACATTGGCT
This DNA window, taken from Daphnia pulex isolate KAP4 chromosome 2, ASM2113471v1, encodes the following:
- the LOC124188898 gene encoding uncharacterized protein LOC124188898, giving the protein MSLFRLEDLLAPRAEAMQALDLSTARPRTKQEFEKLLAHIPEFRIKPEKVRPEEVTIGEDYSFTCRKEAQQKNKSSPHRQYPRGGGARDKSPQKTGRIVAGIHPISVSCGNSYPDPIPVAMQAVRILDLATVDINWKMLTVARPTSKQDDEFFTKLVELEKLRLKTRREGGIRTRRISGFVSGLSVRRIIRTNRSGVTEIRLPACLQCGFELCDSVHCVKFTYEDFFRQQNDQVDEADKNKDGTDPVDEEEEKRLKEENKKQVITSMKGTAMKMKQAKKQQQSSKRPAVKT